CACGAACGCCCGCCTCGCCCGCGACTGGCTGTGGACGCGGCTGGAGGAGAAGGGCGCGACCGGCTCCGACGAGACGTCGCGCGCCGACGCCGTCGCGCATCACTTCGTGGCCGTGTCGACCGCCCTCGACAAGGTCGAGGCGTTCGGCATCGACCCCCGGAACGCGTTCGGCTTCTGGGACTGGGTCGGCGGCCGCTACTCGGTGGACTCCGCGATCGGCACGTCGCTGGCCGTCGTGCTCGGCCCCGACGTGTTCCGCGAGCTGCTCGCGGGCTTCCACGCCGTCGACGAGCACGTCCGCACGACGCCGCTCGAGCGGAACGTGCCCGCGCTCATGGGCCTCCTCAACGTCTGGTACACGAACTTCCTCGGCGCCCAGACCCACGCGGTCCTCCCCTACGCGCAGCAGCTGCACCGCTTCCCCGCCTATCTGCAGCAGCTGACGATGGAGTCCAACGGCAAGTCGGTCCGCTGGGACGGCTCGCCCGTCACGACCGACACGGGCGAGATCTTCTGGGGCGAGCCGGGGACGAACGGCCAGCACGCCTTCTACCAGCTCATCCATCAGGGCACGCGCCTCATCCCCGCCGACTTCGTCGCGTTCGCGAATCCCGCCTACCCCCTTCGGGACGGCGAGCGGGACGTGCACGGGCTGTTCCTCGCGAACTTCCTCGCGCAGACGAAGGCGCTGGCCTTCGGGAAGACCGCGGAGGAGGTCGAGGCGGAGGGAACGACGGGCGCGCTCGTCGCGGCGCGCACGTTCGCCGGCAACCGCCCGACGACGTCGATCTTCGGCCCGGCCCTGACCCCCTCCGTCCTCGGCCAGCTCATCGCCCTCTACGAGCACATCGTGTTCGCCCAGGGCGCGGTGTGGGGCATCAACTCCTTCGACCAGTGGGGCGTCGAGCTCGGCAAGCAGCTCGCGCTGCAGATCGCGCCCGCCATCGAGGGCGATGCGGACGCGCTCGCGGACCAGGACGCCTCGACGCGGGCGCTGCTCGCGTACTACCGGGATCACCGCACGGCCTGACGCAGGACGGATGGGACGAGCTCCAGCCGCAGACGGGGCGCGACGGCGTGGTCCCGGTGCACGATCCCCGGGCGCCGTGTCGTTCGACGCCGTCGCCGTGCTGCACCGTACGGAGGGCCGCGCCTGCGGGGTTCAGCGGCCGAGGAACTCGAGGAGGATCGCGTTCACCTCGTCGGCATGGGTCCAGAGGAGCCCGTGCGGAGCCCCCTCGATCTCGCGGTACTCCGCGGTCGGCAGCGCCCGGGCGAAGCGACGGCCGGTGTTGTCGATCGGCAGGATGTTGTCGGCCGTGCCGTGGACGATGAGCGACGGCACGTCGATGCGCGGGACGTCGTCCCGGAAGTCGGTGAGCCACGTCGGCTGCGCGGCGATCGACGCATAGGCCGAGGCCGTGTACGCGAGCTGCCGGTTCGCCTCGAGCGCCTCGGGGCTCAGACGGTTCCCGAGGAAGTCGTCCGTGTTGAAGAAGTCGTGGAAGAACGAGGCGAAGAAGGCGTACCGGTCCTTCGTCACCGCCGCGAGCAGCGGGTCGAACACCGACTGCGGCACGCCATCGGGGTTGTCGTCGGTCTGCAGCAGGAAGGGCTCGAGCGAGCCGAGGAACACGGCCTTCGCCACGCGCTCCGAGCCGAAGCGGGAGATGTAGCGCGCGACCTCGCCCGTGCCCATCGAGAAGCCGACGAGCACGGCCTCCCTCAGATCGAGCGTCTCGAGCAGCGTCTTCAGGTCGGCGGCGAACGTGTCGTAGTCGTAGCCCTCCGTGGGCTTCGAGCTCTTGCCGAACCCCCGGCGGTCGTACGTCACCACGCGGTGGCCGGCGTCGAGGAGCGCGGCCGTCTGCTTCTCCCACGACGAGCCGTCGAGGGGGTATCCGTGGATGAGCACGACGGGCTGGCCCGTGCCGTGATCCTCGTAGAAGAGCTCGACGGGCGTGCTGTTCTCGGTTCCGACGGTGATCGTCGCCATGATGATCGTCCCTTCTCGCACGGAGAGCACTCGTCCCCGCTCCTCCGTCCACACAAGACGACGATCTG
This window of the Microbacterium sp. AB genome carries:
- the pgi gene encoding glucose-6-phosphate isomerase is translated as MTAPVDPTSTEAWAELDALRASFSPDLRAWFAEDPTRAERLSLPLADLHVDLSKNLVTDDVLAALVRLAEQTGVAERFAALLAGEHINTTEDRAVLHTALRRPAGSSPALVVDGQRIDEDVQAVLDEVSSFAERVRGGDWVGVTGKRVTHVVNIGIGGSDLGPVMVYEALKPYADAGLEARFVSNIDPTDLAQKTADLDAETTLFIVASKTFTTLETLTNARLARDWLWTRLEEKGATGSDETSRADAVAHHFVAVSTALDKVEAFGIDPRNAFGFWDWVGGRYSVDSAIGTSLAVVLGPDVFRELLAGFHAVDEHVRTTPLERNVPALMGLLNVWYTNFLGAQTHAVLPYAQQLHRFPAYLQQLTMESNGKSVRWDGSPVTTDTGEIFWGEPGTNGQHAFYQLIHQGTRLIPADFVAFANPAYPLRDGERDVHGLFLANFLAQTKALAFGKTAEEVEAEGTTGALVAARTFAGNRPTTSIFGPALTPSVLGQLIALYEHIVFAQGAVWGINSFDQWGVELGKQLALQIAPAIEGDADALADQDASTRALLAYYRDHRTA
- a CDS encoding alpha/beta fold hydrolase, translated to MATITVGTENSTPVELFYEDHGTGQPVVLIHGYPLDGSSWEKQTAALLDAGHRVVTYDRRGFGKSSKPTEGYDYDTFAADLKTLLETLDLREAVLVGFSMGTGEVARYISRFGSERVAKAVFLGSLEPFLLQTDDNPDGVPQSVFDPLLAAVTKDRYAFFASFFHDFFNTDDFLGNRLSPEALEANRQLAYTASAYASIAAQPTWLTDFRDDVPRIDVPSLIVHGTADNILPIDNTGRRFARALPTAEYREIEGAPHGLLWTHADEVNAILLEFLGR